ACCTCGGCGACCGCCGGAACGACGGTGCGTGTTGGTGATGCCGAGCTGTCGATCGGCGAGCTCTCCTATCGCAGCGAAGTGGTTGAGCCGATCAGCCTGACGCCGACCGAGATGCGCATCCTCGAGGTGCTCATGCGCAACCCGGCCATCGCCCTCTCGCGGGATCGGCTGATCGAGCGCGTCTGGGGCTATGACTTCATCGGCGAGACCAATCGCGTCGATGTCTATGTCCGTCGGATCCGCTGCAAGATCGAGCCGGATCCGGATCATCCTCGCTACATTCACACTGTTCGCGGTATCGGCTATGTGTTTCGTGCTAGCGGGCAGCGCGGAGTAGAGTTGCCATTTTCCACCCGGGATCTGAAGCTGGTGAATCAGATTCCCGCCTGAGACCGGCAGTCCTGATCGTCGCGCCGC
This region of Thermomicrobiales bacterium genomic DNA includes:
- a CDS encoding response regulator transcription factor, coding for MADRIVIIDADKQSASRMCVALQDAGFDVVVASHGADACDLLQARETSLLILDTDLPDIDGYSLLSDVCSTCYNGPSIFVSTHTDIDHKLRAFALGADDYIIKPFEPLELVARVASVCRRYVRATSATAGTTVRVGDAELSIGELSYRSEVVEPISLTPTEMRILEVLMRNPAIALSRDRLIERVWGYDFIGETNRVDVYVRRIRCKIEPDPDHPRYIHTVRGIGYVFRASGQRGVELPFSTRDLKLVNQIPA